One genomic segment of Hevea brasiliensis isolate MT/VB/25A 57/8 chromosome 3, ASM3005281v1, whole genome shotgun sequence includes these proteins:
- the LOC131178692 gene encoding zinc transporter 8-like isoform X1, protein MSNFNRSFFRVFGFLLLLPALVIGDCTCENEAEDRNKSEALKYKAVGIAAILVAGAIGVCLPILGRFITALHPEKNIFFIIKAFAAGVILSTGFIHVLPDAFDSLTSPCLNENPWGKFPFTGFVAMVSAIGTLMIDAFATSYYAKSQGQGQHIAGDEEKARENGGQTHVHTHATHGHSHGSVLIENSASSELLRHRVISQVLELGIVVHSVIIGISLGASESPKTIRPLIAALTFHQFFEGMGLGGCIAQAKFKGRVVASMALFFSLTTPVGIAIGIGISNVYNENSPTALIVEGIFNSASAGILIYMALVDLLAADFMNPKVQGNGKLQLGVNLFLLLGAGLMSLYLIDQT, encoded by the exons ATGAGCAATTTCAATAGAAGCTTTTTCAGAGTTTTTGGTTTCCTCTTGCTACTCCCTGCGCTTGTGATCGGAGATTGTACATGTGAAAATGAAGCAGAAGATCGTAACAAATCTGAGGCTCTTAAATATAAAGCTGTTGGTATAGCTGCAATTTTGGTTGCTGGTGCAATAGGTGTTTGCCTCCCAATTTTAGGAAGGTTCATCACAGCTTTACATCCCGAAaagaatatatttttcataatcAAGGCCTTTGCAGCTGGTGTAATTTTGTCAACTGGGTTCATTCATGTGCTTCCTGACGCTTTTGACAGCTTGACATCACCGTGCCTCAATGAGAACCCTTGGGGGAAATTTCCTTTCACCGGTTTTGTGGCCATGGTTTCTGCAATTGGGACCTTGATGATTGATGCTTTTGCAACTTCTTATTATGCTAAGTCCCAAGGACAAGGACAACATATAGCTGGAGATGAGGAGAAAGCCAGAGAGAATGGAGGACAGACGCATGTTCACACTCATGCAACTCATGGTCATTCACATGGTTCAGTTTTGATTGAGAATTCTGCTTCATCTGAGCTTCTTCGCCATCGAGTTATTTCACAG GTTTTGGAGTTGGGTATTGTGGTCCATTCTGTGATAATAGGAATATCATTAGGTGCTTCTGAAAGTCCAAAAACAATAAGGCCTCTAATAGCTGCCCTCACCTTTCATCAGTTCTTTGAGGGTATGGGACTTGGAGGATGCATTGCTCAG GCAAAATTCAAGGGAAGAGTTGTTGCCTCTATGGCACTTTTCTTCTCTCTTACAACCCCAGTTGGTATTGCAATCGGAATTGGGATATCAAATGTGTATAATGAGAATAGTCCAACTGCTCTCATTGTTGAAGGGATTTTTAATTCAGCTTCAGCCGGAATTTTAATTTACATGGCATTGGTGGATCTTCTTGCTGCTGATTTTATGAATCCTAAAGTACAGGGCAATGGAAAACTCCAACTTGGAGTTAATCTTTTTCTTCTGCTTGGTGCAGGCTTGATGTCTCTCT ATTTAATAGACCAGACTTGA
- the LOC131178692 gene encoding zinc transporter 8-like isoform X2, whose translation MSNFNRSFFRVFGFLLLLPALVIGDCTCENEAEDRNKSEALKYKAVGIAAILVAGAIGVCLPILGRFITALHPEKNIFFIIKAFAAGVILSTGFIHVLPDAFDSLTSPCLNENPWGKFPFTGFVAMVSAIGTLMIDAFATSYYAKSQGQGQHIAGDEEKARENGGQTHVHTHATHGHSHGSVLIENSASSELLRHRVISQVLELGIVVHSVIIGISLGASESPKTIRPLIAALTFHQFFEGMGLGGCIAQAKFKGRVVASMALFFSLTTPVGIAIGIGISNVYNENSPTALIVEGIFNSASAGILIYMALVDLLAADFMNPKVQGNGKLQLGVNLFLLLGAGLMSLLAKWA comes from the exons ATGAGCAATTTCAATAGAAGCTTTTTCAGAGTTTTTGGTTTCCTCTTGCTACTCCCTGCGCTTGTGATCGGAGATTGTACATGTGAAAATGAAGCAGAAGATCGTAACAAATCTGAGGCTCTTAAATATAAAGCTGTTGGTATAGCTGCAATTTTGGTTGCTGGTGCAATAGGTGTTTGCCTCCCAATTTTAGGAAGGTTCATCACAGCTTTACATCCCGAAaagaatatatttttcataatcAAGGCCTTTGCAGCTGGTGTAATTTTGTCAACTGGGTTCATTCATGTGCTTCCTGACGCTTTTGACAGCTTGACATCACCGTGCCTCAATGAGAACCCTTGGGGGAAATTTCCTTTCACCGGTTTTGTGGCCATGGTTTCTGCAATTGGGACCTTGATGATTGATGCTTTTGCAACTTCTTATTATGCTAAGTCCCAAGGACAAGGACAACATATAGCTGGAGATGAGGAGAAAGCCAGAGAGAATGGAGGACAGACGCATGTTCACACTCATGCAACTCATGGTCATTCACATGGTTCAGTTTTGATTGAGAATTCTGCTTCATCTGAGCTTCTTCGCCATCGAGTTATTTCACAG GTTTTGGAGTTGGGTATTGTGGTCCATTCTGTGATAATAGGAATATCATTAGGTGCTTCTGAAAGTCCAAAAACAATAAGGCCTCTAATAGCTGCCCTCACCTTTCATCAGTTCTTTGAGGGTATGGGACTTGGAGGATGCATTGCTCAG GCAAAATTCAAGGGAAGAGTTGTTGCCTCTATGGCACTTTTCTTCTCTCTTACAACCCCAGTTGGTATTGCAATCGGAATTGGGATATCAAATGTGTATAATGAGAATAGTCCAACTGCTCTCATTGTTGAAGGGATTTTTAATTCAGCTTCAGCCGGAATTTTAATTTACATGGCATTGGTGGATCTTCTTGCTGCTGATTTTATGAATCCTAAAGTACAGGGCAATGGAAAACTCCAACTTGGAGTTAATCTTTTTCTTCTGCTTGGTGCAGGCTTGATGTCTCTCTTGGCCAAATGGGCTTAA